GTTCATTATAAAGAGAGGATGGAGCAGGTATTGAATGCAGTAAAGGATGAAGAGTTACCCGCATACAATATGGTAAGAAAGATATTTCCTAATGTTGAAAAGGCAGATGTCTTTATTGCACTCTCAGAGATATTCTCACATCTTGAGCTGCTTGAATCTGATAATAAGATTGAAATAAAAGGGCAGGACTTTCCAATCATTTACAGGGCATTATAGGGTAATTATAATAACTGACCCTCTGTCAGATATTATCTGACAAAGGGTCAGTTATCTTTTTTGAGGTACAGGTTATAATGTTAACTCTATTTTAGGATTATCCGAGTCAAGGATTTTATAACTCACCCTGCCCCCGCAGAATCTTTTTATCAGGTCAACCGCCTCAATGCATATCCCCTCTGTTTCATCCCTTGTAACAGGAGGAAGGCCGTCAATGTTCATCTCAAAGGCGGTTGTTGCACTCTTTATGGATGTATGCTCTGCCTGTCTCCAGCTCCACCTCCTGACGAGGCAGTTTTTTCCTTCAGTAAAGATTATCTCACCAGGTTCTGTCTGTTCCGTGATATCGGCGCCAAATGGGGTAAAGGACTCTTCCCCTGTGGCTATTTTAAGTGAGATATCACCTTTAACAACATCTATTGCATGCGCACCTGCTGTAATAATATACTTAAGGCATAAGATGTTTCCAATATCAACAACAGTGTTAATGGAGGGCAGTTCATTGCCGTTCAAGACCCTTCTCACCATCCCCTCAATGGATGACCTGAACTTGGCAGGCTTGGCACCGAAGAGCCGGTACGCCTCTCTCCAGGAGTTAATTCTCACGTGAGATGCAGGGTCATCAGCATTCACCTTGTTATTAAGTGCCTTTTCAGCATCTCTAAGCATGGATACCAGTTCTGCTGGTGAGCCAGTCACCTTGATATCAAATGCGAGCACCACACCCCGGCAGTATCCCGGAAACATCTCAAAGATACTGTTATCGATTGAATAAAAAGGTTTACCCATTATTTACCTCCCAATTTTTTATCAAGATATTCATTCGTAATCCTGTAGACTTGATCGGCCCTGTCAGACACTTCAGGAAGGGCCTCACGCAGCATCTCAAGGTATTTTCTTTCACGTATAATCTCAAGGCTGCGCCTGTAATTAAGGTCATAGACCCAACCCATCTGGTATAGCTTAAAGTCATTTAATGACCTGAGATTATCTACCTGGGCTATTTGCCCGGATGTAAGAGGTTTAAAGACCTCATCAGAAATGGTCTCTGTATCAGGCAGATGCAATTCAATTACCCTGTTGCTGCCACTAGCTGATGTCATATAATACTCGGTTACAACATAGAGGATATCAATCTTGTCTGCATCCCGTATCAGCTTTAAAAACTCTATACTTTCCGGGCTGAATCCTGAGGGGATCGCAGGCATGTTATGGCACCCTACAGAACGTATGATTACCTCCCTGCATTCGGCTGGAAAATCCCTGAGAACATCTTGTTCCCTGATAATCCTAACACCAAGGGCAGCATGGTTTTCCGATATTGAATCGGAAAATGTCCTGTATCTCCTGTATTGTTCAAATCTTCCGATATCATGGAGAATAGCGCATGCCTCGGCTACTGACATATCTTCTTCATCAAGGGCAATGCTTTTTGCAATATCAATGATTGCCTCTCTTACACGTATGGTATGGTTTTTCTTCAGCTCTACATTGATGTCTGATTCCGAGTGACCGCTTATAAAGCCCTTTACATATTTTTCAAACCATGCTGTTAAATTCAGTAATGCTGTTTTTAAATCCATTTTAATATTAAAATACCTTCTTCAATTGAGGACATGTATGAACCTGAAATATATTTATGTAATCTGCCATAAAAACAGGCTGCAAGGCAAGCTTTAGTATAAATTTGTGTAAGTACAAAACACAATTCTCACCACGGAGAGCACGGAGAACACGGAGTAAAAAATTAAAAATTAATATCTCCGTGCTCTCCGTGTCCTCCGTGGTTAAGTATAACAATATATGTCATATTTCACTTTATTTATAAGAGAGTAATTATAGAGTCCAGGTGCAACTTTATCCTTTTATTCCCTGAGTTTGTAACCGCTTTTAAGAAGCATAAGTCCTGCAATGCTTATCAGGATAAAAAACAGGGTTGTTATGACAAGGCTCAGCAAGGGGTCTGTATCCGAAACCCCAAGGAACGCATATCTGAAACCATCCACCATGTAAAAGAACGGATTATA
The Desulfatiglans sp. genome window above contains:
- a CDS encoding HD domain-containing protein; this translates as MDLKTALLNLTAWFEKYVKGFISGHSESDINVELKKNHTIRVREAIIDIAKSIALDEEDMSVAEACAILHDIGRFEQYRRYRTFSDSISENHAALGVRIIREQDVLRDFPAECREVIIRSVGCHNMPAIPSGFSPESIEFLKLIRDADKIDILYVVTEYYMTSASGSNRVIELHLPDTETISDEVFKPLTSGQIAQVDNLRSLNDFKLYQMGWVYDLNYRRSLEIIRERKYLEMLREALPEVSDRADQVYRITNEYLDKKLGGK